A genomic stretch from Arthrobacter sp. KBS0702 includes:
- a CDS encoding MFS transporter, protein MSVVSAPTKMRTPQEINGVILRRVMPLLIGAYIMAFLDRTNIGMAKDRLQIDLGISATAFGIGAGLFFLTYALSEIPSNLILHKVGARFWIMRIMITWGLISAGMAFVQGEWSFYIMRMLLGVAEAGLFPGVMYFLTQWFVVKDRAKANGMFLLGVSIANIVGAPLGGLLLTLDGLAGLHGWQWMFLVEGLPACILAYVVWKKLPDRPSQAKFLSPEEAADLEGRIAAEEKAGAEASGNHRLRDALKDKQILLVVGVYFTHQIAVYALSYFLPSIIGTYGKLNPLQIGLLTSIPWIFSAAGALLVPRFATDGRRSRVLVTGTMIGIVAGFALGAVGGPVLGMIGFCLAAFNFFALQPILFTYPATRLSGASLAGGIALVNTIGLLGGFLGPYVMGFMQDATGSKLSGLWFIVGMCIIGALLSLMLKRGTEKPDAVPAAH, encoded by the coding sequence ATGTCAGTTGTATCCGCACCAACGAAGATGCGCACACCGCAGGAAATTAACGGCGTGATCCTCCGCCGAGTCATGCCGCTGCTGATCGGCGCCTACATCATGGCGTTCCTGGACCGCACCAATATCGGTATGGCCAAGGACCGCCTGCAGATCGACCTCGGCATTTCCGCCACCGCCTTCGGCATCGGCGCCGGCCTGTTCTTCCTGACCTACGCCCTCTCCGAAATCCCGTCGAACCTGATCCTGCACAAGGTCGGCGCCCGCTTCTGGATCATGCGGATCATGATCACCTGGGGCCTCATTTCCGCGGGCATGGCCTTCGTCCAGGGCGAGTGGTCCTTCTACATCATGCGGATGCTGCTGGGCGTCGCCGAGGCCGGGCTCTTCCCCGGCGTGATGTACTTCCTCACCCAGTGGTTCGTGGTCAAAGACCGCGCCAAGGCCAACGGCATGTTCCTGCTGGGCGTCTCGATCGCCAACATCGTCGGCGCCCCGCTGGGCGGCCTGCTGCTGACCCTGGACGGCCTCGCCGGCCTGCACGGCTGGCAGTGGATGTTCCTGGTCGAAGGCCTCCCCGCCTGCATCCTCGCCTACGTCGTCTGGAAGAAGCTCCCGGACCGGCCCAGCCAGGCCAAGTTCCTCAGCCCCGAGGAAGCCGCCGACCTTGAAGGCCGGATCGCCGCCGAAGAGAAGGCGGGCGCCGAGGCCTCCGGCAACCACCGCCTGCGCGACGCGCTCAAGGACAAGCAGATCCTCCTGGTGGTGGGCGTCTACTTCACCCACCAGATCGCCGTCTACGCCCTGTCCTACTTCCTGCCCTCGATCATCGGCACCTACGGCAAGCTCAACCCGCTCCAGATCGGCCTGCTGACCTCCATCCCGTGGATCTTCTCCGCAGCCGGCGCGCTGCTGGTGCCCCGCTTCGCCACCGACGGAAGGCGCTCCCGGGTCCTGGTCACCGGCACCATGATCGGCATCGTCGCAGGCTTCGCGCTCGGCGCCGTCGGCGGCCCGGTGCTCGGCATGATCGGCTTCTGCCTCGCCGCGTTCAACTTCTTCGCCCTGCAGCCGATCCTCTTCACCTACCCGGCCACCCGCCTCAGCGGAGCCTCCCTGGCCGGCGGCATCGCCCTGGTCAACACCATCGGCCTGCTCGGCGGCTTCCTCGGCCCGTACGTCATGGGCTTTATGCAGGACGCCACCGGCTCCAAGCTCTCCGGACTGTGGTTCATCGTGGGCATGTGCATCATCGGCGCGCTGCTGTCCCTGATGCTCAAGCGCGGCACCGAGAAGCCCGACGCCGTGCCCGCCGCCCACTAA
- a CDS encoding SDR family oxidoreductase translates to MDFTAKRVLVTAGANGIGLAIAQKFQQLGAAVFVTDIDPDAVEKARVNGLAAAVSDVSDEAQVRALMATVAEELGGLDVLVNNAGIAGPTGPLETLDAAAWKATFDVNIHGQFYCIKHALPLLRQGTGASIVNLSSAAGRLGMAGRSAYSASKWAVVGLTKTLAIELGPDRIRVNAICPGAVNGPRIDAVIAAKAQMLDLPAEQVSELYHNQSSLGRLIEAEDIANMAAFAASDLARNVNGQALAVDGNTEKLY, encoded by the coding sequence ATGGATTTCACCGCAAAACGCGTCCTGGTCACCGCCGGCGCCAACGGCATCGGCCTGGCCATCGCCCAGAAGTTCCAGCAACTCGGCGCCGCCGTCTTCGTCACCGACATTGACCCCGACGCCGTCGAGAAGGCCCGCGTCAACGGCCTCGCCGCCGCGGTCAGCGACGTCTCCGACGAAGCCCAGGTGCGCGCCCTCATGGCCACCGTGGCCGAGGAACTGGGAGGGCTGGACGTGCTGGTCAACAACGCCGGCATCGCCGGGCCCACCGGCCCGCTCGAAACCCTCGACGCCGCCGCCTGGAAGGCCACCTTCGACGTCAACATCCACGGCCAGTTCTACTGCATCAAGCACGCACTGCCCCTGCTCCGGCAGGGCACCGGCGCCTCGATCGTGAACCTCTCCTCCGCGGCCGGCCGGCTCGGCATGGCCGGACGCAGCGCCTACTCGGCGTCCAAGTGGGCCGTCGTCGGGCTGACCAAGACCCTTGCGATCGAGTTGGGTCCGGACCGGATCCGGGTCAACGCGATCTGCCCCGGTGCCGTCAACGGTCCCCGGATCGACGCCGTCATCGCCGCCAAGGCGCAGATGCTGGACCTCCCGGCGGAGCAGGTCTCCGAGCTTTACCACAACCAGTCCTCCCTGGGCCGGCTGATTGAGGCCGAGGACATCGCGAACATGGCCGCCTTCGCCGCGAGCGACCTCGCCCGCAACGTCAACGGCCAGGCCCTCGCCGTCGACGGCAACACCGAAAAGCTTTACTGA